Genomic window (Cucumis sativus cultivar 9930 chromosome 2, Cucumber_9930_V3, whole genome shotgun sequence):
TGGGTGCGATATATTAGAGCAATATATTATGGTGCAGTTGGGATGAAAGTAATTTAGAATGTCgaaattttttaacattttcaagtttgtaGTTTTGCCTTGACTCTTTTGATCTgaatcataattaaaaagcACATagttttacttattttattttgtaaacttaGATGAATTGCACCCTGCTTGTTAATCCAAAAGGTGTAGGAATCTAATCAAATAGTTGACGCACATCATAGTGTTACACCAAAAAATTCTGActcaacaaaacaaagaaaacttAGTATATGCTTAAAATTAGACTAAAAAATATAcctttattttgatttgttagAGTAGAAGGTAATGCAATGTGAGAGGCTtgataaataagaaaaacaatactaataaataaatgagaggTTTGGGTAGAAGCTACTCcctaattatatattatcttGTTGATTGTGGAGAGGGTTGATAAGGCATTGTAAGTAAATTTTAGCAAAACCCTAACTTTGAGAGTACTTTAAGCTTTAGTTTTAGCTAGTTTCCTGATATGTATATGTTagtgttttcaaatatatattattttgtagatTATTTTGAGCATTTGGAGCAAAActtaagtttttaattaattaaattgatgagtTAACTTGGCCTTTGAGATGAACTAGGAGTCCTAATGAAATGAATTGAAGAAGTGAAGCTAAAAGGGGTTGGGGGCAAACACAAATGTTGCAAatcaagaattaaaaatattgatgtgtATGTGTGTGGGGTACATGGGttgaatatattaatttatagaaTTTACTCGAACAAACAAATGATGTGATACAtctatatgtatgtgtatatatacatatatttaatttagttcattATTACTATACATAAATGCTCATTATGATAGTGCTTAGTGTGAAAATGTCATGCATCACTTTCTCATATTTCATGCATCTAAATTGTGATATGTGTTAAAGATACTAATTTTAAGTGTCCATCTAATCGAGCTCATATATGACAAATTGGATATAAATTAATAGTGAGATTTTGTAGGTTGGTTGTAACACACTCATATTGGAGAAAATTTCATGAATTTTAGAAGaattttagaagaagaaaaatctattttcttatttttctatttattttatatattattttctattatattttatcaataatttgtGTCTCATTTTACAAGTTAATTATCAACATGAGTTCCTATCATTTTCTCCACTAAAAATAGGTTCTAAAAGTGCGTCCATTTCCCTACTCATCATTATAACTaatagatattattttaatataattacaatattttgtaagtgtttctcttaaaattacaaaattacaatatttgatattaataatagtaataattatttattaggACTCTTTCATGCTGAAATACACATAAGATGCCATAAAAATATGATCATAAGAAAACAACTATTCTTTATCtacatttgatattaataatagtaataattatttaccATGAATTTTGATGTCACGCTCCATGCCTAAAGTTACTCTCTGCGACTAAGGAGAGGCATACCGCCTAAACCATCAATGTGTAGCTCCCATGAGATAAATTCTGAACGTTTAGTAAATGGAGATAAATAcaactaataaattttaaacgtGAAATGCAAACATGAGTGAAATAAGACAACTTCattgattttcaaaacaagtgactatatttagtatttattacAAAGTTTCTCTTGAGAGAACAAAATACaacttaataacatttaaGCTTTTCTCATCTAGCTTCTACACTATATGCGAGATGACAGTGGTCACTATCAAAATGATGTGATTGAAGAGGCACGGTAGGCGATCAAGATAGCAAGTTCAATGTCAGATGTCCTTTGCTACATGGGGGAGAATAAAATAGTCTGGAAAGAAAAGGGTTAGACAAAAAGGTTTAATGAGTGAGATCGATCATTCAAGATAGGcaataaacaaattgaagcaGCATAAAATCATGTGATTTAAATCATAACATTTTTGTATCTGTTATTACAAGTCATCATGTGTCGCGTATCACAAGGTCAGTTCGCATAATCATTCcgcaaaattaattaagtcttTGTACCCTCACCTTGGCTCAAGCGTACTCTTTTGCCAAGTTGCAATCATGCGGAGTAAACTCAACGCCATTAGCaactttcatcaattttaCTATCCATAGCAGGTTTTCCAATGCCAGACCATACAACAAGCAAAATGCATCTCATACGAGTTCACACAACAAATATGAGGCTTTCTATTCAAGATCACACAACATGAATAGACCATTTTATTCCAGATCACACAACATGAATGGAGTATCATATCACATAGGGTACAAGAGGTCATCTTAATTCAATTCTTAATAAGTTTCATGTACtcttttcaaataacaatAAGGCACTATAACATACTTAGATTTATACACTTATTATGCAGAACCACAAAGTTCAAAAGGAATATTTCTAAGTACATTTTTCTCAAGGAAATCATTTTCAAACGCGCTTTTTACTTATGAGGAAACTCACCACACATGCATCCTTTAAATCATGCTACCGTCACCTCTAATGTGTGGCATGATCATCTCCTTCTAACTCATGCATAAACCGATGTATTTTggaattggaaattttaaaggaaaaaacatataaacaaattcttcaaaGATGCAGTTTTAAGGATTCATTCAACGAAGTTTAGAAatcttttactaaaaataatcACTCACTAACACAACAACTAGCTTCTATGTTGGTCCTTTACTTGAAGTTCTCCTTCGTACTAGCTTGCAGACCCTTACTAGTTTCGGTTGATTTTGAATCTTCAAAGGCTCCAGAACTTCTCTAAtctttctccttttaaaagtttatgttaagatcaaataaaaaatgactgCGATTTCCTCTTTTAATAGTCTTTTTCTTGTGGAGGAAAAGTCTTTTTCTTGTGGAGGTTCCCCATGTCataatgattattattgttggCAGCGAGTAGGGATCCAATTCTAGAACGCCACATGTCTCTACTATTTTCTTATCTTAGATTCAGATTGGACGGCAAGATCAAATCGTTCGCCGACTTTCTTTGTGGACAATGATGTCACTACTTTCTGGTGAAGTAGTTGTTTCCTCTTTATAGCAATAGTGCTTCTTATTGTATAGGTCGTCTTTGTTGCTCGTAGTCTTTCGCATAAGGTAACTTTGCGACTTGGGGCTTACAATCTTGACCAATTAAAATAATCACATACCTTAAAGtgaatgttttaaatttggcaATTGTGATCGAGGTTGTGAACATAGtagagaataaataattacttttcatGGTTGGTTGttataatcattcaaatttcaaaagaaccacatgaaatagtgatcataaaagaaaagctccacaagaaaaagtgaaaaatgtgGAAAAATGTGGAAGCAAATTTTGCATATCagattaataatatatttgactcACCTAGTATGAAAATTTGGATGtggtagatttttttaatcttccaaatagaaaatttacatatttgataaaataactatttttctttgtattatatcataattaatgtttttctctcatctttatttttatgttctatgttttgtttctcttattttgtttaataaagaAGCATGGATAGTGTTCTTATactaaataactaaaaaaaatgaacaataaagatatatatttgaaaaacagtGCAACTATATGCATACAATACActaacaaataagaaaatatttttttcaaattgataatGTTGTAAGCAAAAGTTAATACAATATCAAGTTTTGCAAATctaattaaatgatttgaaaaggaaatagtttaaaggaacaaaatttacaattgaTAATTCATTGTTCTCTAATCATTTAAAGAGAAATCTATCAGATTGAGACTGAtagaaagattaaaatataatatctatgttatatattttgtgtcaaataaaaaatgtatactAGAAAAGTTGTTTACTTTAtcttttagattatattatactcATATAGGAGTAATTCAAACATATGCAACAATGAACTTGAAGTTCATGAATCTAGATATATTTGCTATTTGGCATGACAGATTAGATCGTCTAGGATCTATAATGATGAgaagaattattgaaaattcacaTGGACATCTATTAAAGAGCAAGATTCTTTAATCTAATGAATTATTATGTGATGCTTGCTCTCAAGGCAAATTCATAATTAGTCCATTACCAGTTAAAGTGAAAATTGATTCACCTAGAACGGATTCGTGATGATGTATGTGGACTTATTAGCCCACCAAGTGGATCACTTGATTGTTTCATGGTATTAATAGATGTATCCAGCAAATGGTCACGTATGTGCTTATTGTCAAGCCGAAACTTTGCATTTGCAAGGTTACTTgctcaaataattaagttaacaGCACAATTTCTTGATTATACAATTAAGTCGATCTATTTTGATAATGCTAGTGAATTTACATCCCCAGCTTTTGATAATTATCATATGTCAATTGGGATAAGGGTTAAACACCTCATAGCTCATGTTCATACACAAAATGATTTAgcaaaattgtttataaaacttttattgtaaaccctaaacctaaaACCTTTCTTAAGAATTTCTATGTTAAAAAGAAAGCTAAAGTTAGTAAAACGTTGTGTTAGTAACTTGATTGATGATATGCCCATGAAGAAATCTTTGGCATGACAAGTAAATTAAAGTACGTGAAATGCTTAAAGCTAATGATGagattttaataaactatACCATGACaggaaaaagatgaaagttcaattctatatatatatatatattgcatatAATGTTGCTCTTGATATTATATCTAAAAAGTGAGGATCCCAAActaaaatctaataaaaaaatgttgacaGAGAAAATATTGGTATTTGTTAAAAGAAGCAATTAAGGCATAATTAAATGggaaattgcatcaaatgacaaaaacatttagaaaaaatagctCATTGCAcatattttttgcatattacgaatatgacaaaattagtgctATCAAATGGTAACCATAGGGCTATCAGATGGTAAGAGTTatcgatttttaaatttgctacttttgcaatttagaaaatgtagtgacatatgctttattatcataatttttttgctatttttgcaaagaCCCCTAATTAAATTCgcttttaaaacgtcaagattTGCCAAACACCAAAAAGTGTCAAACTTATGAGATATAAATGAGTATTcgtgagaaaaataaatgaaaataatgaggtcATAAGATATAAAACAAGACAAGTTGCAGTTTTTTCACAAAGatcaaatattgattattgAGGAGACATGTTTTCAATGGTAGATGAAATCACAGTAGTGTTTTTTAATTGGTCTGTATGAAAGTCTAGGCATGCATCTTATGAATGTAGCCACAACATAACTGTgtattttgatgatttaaatataattggtactctagaagaaattttaaacGCAATAGAATGTCTTATGAAAGAATTTGAGATAGAAAGATGtcgaaatttgtttttttgtcttGGCATGCAAATCGAGCATTTAGCAAATGTAATATTTGTTCATTAGTCAacttatataagaaaaattttgaaaaagttttaCATGGACAAATCATATTCATTGAACATTCGAATGCAAATTCATTCATTAGATgtgaaaaaagatatattttgacttcgataataaaaattttattggttttgaagTACTATATCTTAGTGCATCTATTGCTCTAATGTATCTtgtcaataatataaaactaaatattgcattttcattaaatttatgaGCTAGATATAGCTTCTCTCCAATAAAAAGATATTGGAATAGAACTAAGTGTATACTTCGTTATCTCGTAGGAACAAATCATACgagtttgttttattcaaataaatcaaactttgatttaGTTGGTTTTGCATATTCTAGATATTTATCTGATCTACACAAAAATAGAtctcaaacaaattatttgtttacaTGTGAAGGAACTGCTATATCATGGTGATTCAAGAAACTAACCATCACAGAtacttcctcaaatcaagttGAAATTCTTGCAATTCATGAGACTAGTTGAGAATGTGTATGGCTAAGATCAATTACCCAGCACATTCGTGAAACATGTGGCTTGTCTCCTTGTAAAAATCTTTCAACGATACTATACGAAAACAACACATCAATTAGTATTAGGGGTGTTAAAAGAATAGTTGAAAATTGAACCAAACCGCAATGAATCAGAATCGAACCGAAATTGAAACCAATTCTTATGTGTTTCAGTTCGGTTTAAGATATCAAATCGAACCAAATCGTAAGAGGATAAATGATTACGGTCATTGGTAagctaaacgatcatgtaagAGGGTAAACTATCGTATAGAAACCTAAACGGTCGTGTAAGAGAATTGAACAATCGTATAGAAAGTCAAACGATCATGTAGGAGGTTGTAGGCACATACGTCTATGATATGagattatttgaaattgaactAAAGTTGAACCGCATATACGGTTCAGTATTGATTTGGTTTGACATAGATGAGCTAGCGGTTCGATTTAGTTtcatatgagattttttttttggcagtTCGATGCAATTTCAGTTTCAAACCAAACCGAATCGAACTGTGAACATATCCCTAGTATGTATAACCCAAGTTAATGGATGATATATTAAAAGAGATagatttaaacatattttacgCTAAAGCTTTTCTACACTCATgatcttgaagaaaatgatgacATCACAGTAGAACAAATTTGATTACATCACAATAAAGATAACCTGACAGACTTATTTACCAAATTATTACTTTCcacatttgaaaaattggtGAACATTTGAATGTGGCCAGTTAGAGATTTCAAGTGATGCTTCTATAAcgagtaaattttatttttgtggaAGTGTATAAATGATATGAAATAtgtaccttttttttccttcactaGGACTTATTTTTCATTGGTATTTTTTTCTAGTACGGTTTTAACGAGACATACTTCATATATGCAATGGATAGCTATGAGAgagtattataaatattattaaatagatGCCCCATTATGCTTAGTGTCAAAATGTCATGTGTCACTTTCTCCACATCTCGTCTACATTGTCACGTGTCTTGAATATACTATCCATAATCATTCGCATATGTTTGTCAAATAACCTATAGGCAGTGACAATTGGTGAGTTTGTAAGACACACACATTAGTTGAATTACCAAACAAACGGGAGATAGTGAAGAATTTTGgagagttttattttttcttaatttattatttatatattctattatatttttcgatattcatgtttatgttttgCATCGATTTTAtgagatttatatatatatatatatatatatatataaaagttaatttttgaAGTCAAGTTAGAtacataaacttaaaatataaaactaatttaatgCCAATATTCTTTTAGACTTTATATCACTCTTACGAAATAGGTTTTCGTAATGATTTATTTAACCATGATGTTTAAATGTagtcaaattaatcaaaatgttTATAGAACGTAGTAAAATATCACAGTTTATCTACAATGGATTGcaataaatcataatatacTACTATATGTGTCTATTTGTATTATGTGATAGACACAAATAAGTAGTCTATCTTGATCTATTATAGTCTATTACAAATATGTtgtgatatattttgttatatttgtaaattatttgagaagttttgtctaattttataataattttggagCTAATCACGTTCCTAACCTAACCCAAGATAGATATATAGGACGAATTTGGAATAGGGTTTTGTGCATTAGAATATTAGTTAAACAATGAAACAACTAACCTAAGGACATGCAATCAATCATAAGTCATGAAGGTAAAGGTATTTAACAACTTCTCTCAAGTTGAGTTAATTATCTTcgatacaatttttaaatgcacataaaattataaataaattagcaTATATTAGAATTTATGTGATcaggaataataataataataataataatatctaaTGAGGCATTAGGaatgtaaattaatattaaactaaataaatatgcATAACCTCAATTTGACAAGTTTGAGGTGGGTTACAATGCCACTAAATGTTGTATATTCAATGTGAGAAAGAGTGACACATAGTTCTATAGACCCTAAACATAATGGATGATGGATATAATAGGCATCTATtatactatattatatatatatatatgtatatgtgtgtatatatataacttgcaaaattgaaaaaataaaataaaataaagcagAAAGTGGCTTTTGGAAGAAGTGGCTTTTGCAAGAGTATCACTAAACATGTAAGGTCATCATAATGAAACTACAATAACAAAGATCAATACTATAgttttttacataaaaattacaaaaacatttagaaaaaaagcgTCAATGGTAAATctatttttgcatattgtgaatatgacaaatatgacaattaATTAGTAATATCAAACGACTATTATATGACCATTAGAGAATTATCATaagattatcaatttttaaattttctacttttgtaatttagaagatgtagtgacatgaactttttttttattattattattattattattatttgttaattttacgtgcgtcttttttttataataataaaataaatgaaaatatgataGTAAATGAAAATTCTACAAACAgcataactaaaaaaaaagaatatttaagacataagagagaataaaagaataaaatcaaaacatgaTGTGTAAATTACATGAAGTTCTCTTAACCAAAATCTTTCAACTTCCAAGAATCTAAacctaaataataataattattataagatggataaaaaatctattttttttttttattttgaaaagaaattaattttagtctcgatattcttaataaattttaaatttaatttttacagCTAGTTTATAATGGTTGGTttctttaaaatcatatttataggttatattttttttgcatgaaatttaatattattatttaagtaaGTTTTGGTAGAAGTTAACTTCAAATGAATGATTACAtctaagatttattaaaattaaatacgtgcgaattaaaatttaatagatGTCAAAGTTCCACCAAAagtttattgttaattttttgaaaaaagaaaactttagatTATCTTTCATGCATTTGCATTTGCATTTGCATATAAATAGGGCGTTTCCTTAGTTTTTAATAGTGCTCTAAAATCCAATAATAAGAAGTGTTGGGTGTATTGTGGCCATGATCGGTTGGCAAGATGTTTATAAGGTGGTTGCCGCCATGGCTCCATTGTACTTTGCTTTGATCTTAGGCTATGGCTCTGTGAAATGGTGGAAAATCTTTAGCACTCAACAGTGCGACGCCATTAACAAATTAGTTTGCTATTTCACTCTCCCTCTCTTCACCTTCGACTTCACTTCCCATATCGACCCTTTTCATCTCAACTTCCCTTTCATCGCCGCCGACGCCATCGGAAAACTTATCATCGTTCTCGTCTTGGCCTTTTGGGCCAAGTGTACTACCAAAGGTAGTTATTGTTGGTCCATCACTagcttctctctctctacgCTTACCAACGCCCTCGTCATTGGTGTTCCTCTCGCTAAGGTCATGTACGGTCAAATGGCTGTCGATCTCGTTGTACAGGcaagattttaaactttgatattgatatgtttttattattagggTTGTATAGACGGGTCGTAATGTTGACatgttgatgaaaattttgaattttgagtaTGTAGGGTTCGGTGGTTCAAGCAATTGTTTGGTTGACTATACTATTGTTTGTGTTGGAACTTCGACGAACGGGGTTGGATTTGGTCGCTGCTGAAGCTTCTTCGGGGGTTGTGAGTGAAGAAAAAACTGTTGAAGTGGGTGGAGAGGGAGAAAAGGATTTAGAGGGAGAGGGCATGGAGGTTGAGGAAATGAGAAGATCAAGTAAGAGTCATAGGCCTTCTTTGAAGCCTTTGATGAAGAAAGTTTGGGTGAAGATGGCTGGGAATCCCAACTCATATGCTTGTACCATTGGCTTTGCTTGGGCATTTGTTGCAAAAAGGTATTTCTATatcataagaaaaacaaaaagaattaaaccatagaccaaaagaataaaaaagattaatgaattaaataaaatccaCATAGTCTTTGAGCTTAAAAAATAGTTGCATTTGATAGtgcttcttcattttttttttctttgaaattttaaggTGAAATACTCTTATCAATGTGTAGTTTTTATACTTTtccataaatcttaaaatcaatattcatcattagtttaattgtttattttttaggattgttattacaatttataaaatacaataactaaattgttactCGTTAAAgttcaaacataaaattgttagatattcatattattaaagaaCGACCGTTTGGCCCTCAGATCAGGAAGGTTTTAGCTTCTTCCAAGTTTGTCTCAAGATTAGGActattctacttttttttcttatttatccTATTCTTCACTCTCTCCTTTCACTATTTCCCACTTCTCCCTTTCACTATTCCTCACTCTCTCATTTAactatttcttatttttccaAGCATAATAATCTGCACCTCAAACACAGATTATAGTAAaccataaattattataacacacaaactataataatcatagattataataactcacttcACGCCTCAAACGTCTCCAGAGCCTGGAActtaaacaaaacatataattatatatgtgtgttacAAGGTAAtaatgtatgtatgtgtatatatacatatatatgaatgttttgaaaatttgattgaaGGTGGCATGTTGAAATGCCAAGCATTATGGAGGGGTCTATTTTAATAATGTCAAAAGCTGGGATTGGCACTGCCATGTTCAACATGGGTAAGATTACAAACTTACTTcctttgttaattttcttttatgttgcatcttttttttattacaaaagatatatgaaaaactaaacgTCTAGTTTAGATTTATCAGAgtgaaattttcaaacaaattttattttgcaaatttgcatcaaattaataaaaatatttagaaaaaaacagcttcatattgtgaatataacaaaattagtaatatcaAATAACTATGAAACAGCTAGGACGATCgtcattctttttaaatttactaattttacaaatttataaaatattgtgatatatattagttttttaaaatttttaaaattaaattaatttaaaagtaaataaaaaaaatcaactggTTGTAAgctctttcaattttttttctcaatcacttatttacaaaattaaaccaCCTGACctaattctatatatttaataatcatGTTATTTAAGGATGATTTGACTTgttatatttagtttataaacttttttttaactagattatattataactaaaatttctaTAGTGTCCAGCAATTCccattaaaaattttaattctcattcttttttgaagaaaaagattagTGGGTATAATTGAAGATTTGAGTGGGAATctattcaaaaaaatatatgtgacCTAagctaataaaaataatattaatgggATCTTAGGTTAGTATATTTGTTTACAattaacaaaagttaaaatcaaGTCATAATACattaaaacatattatattGTATACTATGTTTGTTTTACCACATACACCAAATGAGtaactattatttaattaactacCAAATGACATCTACCCTCcttttgtattattaaataaatattctaacTCTTTTTACTACAACAATTTTAGAATGGAGGATCTaacatttccaactttttattGGAGTACACATacatcaatataaaataattgttgacttatatttaatttaacaaaaatgtatttttaagaCTTGagttatattcattttttacacttttaacaaaaatgtacattattttctttaaaggTTTTAAATTCTAATACTCAACCCGTTGgactagaaaaataaagatagaaCTAAATGCAATCTAAAGTTGGTCAGACAAACAATATTTTAGAGAAAGTAagtatttttgttctttggtATCATAGGTTATGATCACGAAGGGAATAATTTTCTCACCAATAATTCAAAGAACATAGTTTTCTTGGTATATgctttcaattattattttatttcatacaTTTTTGTTCGTAGTAGATAAgttctaaatttgaattggTTTCTCGATTAAAAagcatatattttaaactgaATTaagacaataatatttttttgtttagctTATGCATAGGTTTGAATTAAGTGCAGGAATTTTCATGGCATTgcaagaaaaattgatagcTTGTGGACCAACACTCACTATAGTAGGAATGGTGTTGAAGTTTATTGCTGGACCAGCTGCCATGGCCATTGGCTCCATTGCTATGGGTTTGCATGGTGACGTTCTTCGTGTTGCTATAATTCAGGTTTAATTTTCTAACCactctaattaatatttatttatatgtatgtgtatgataataaattgatttttaagaCTTTGATATTACATTATTTCAGTATTGTTGAAAATCTACCCAACTTTAGATAAGACTCAAATTGACGCTTCAAAGGTTTATGAACATAAAGGGTTTAATTTCTAACATAAAGGTTATGAACTTTGGATAAAACTCAGATTGACccttcaaaattacaaacataAGGAGTCAATTTGAACATATTCCTTCAAAGATTATAAAACTTTGGAGAAGACTCAAATTAAAAGGTCAATTTTGGTCTAGGCCAAGCTTGACTTAACCCAATCGACAACTCAACTACGACACAGTACTTTTGCATGCCTAACTTCAACAACCAATGACCAATCTTGGGGCAAACTATGACTAACCACCTAGGACGGTACATTTTATGAAACTATGTTCGATGATCAACTCCAACGACCTTCGTTAATATCACTACATTCACTTCGAGCGCATCTCtttgttttcactttttaGTAAGAAGtgtatgaaaataaatttaaaaaagttgaagcaTATACTTTAGTTAACAGTATTGATTGTAGTGACTAAATTCAAGCACAATAGAAGTATAAATTagctaaaacaaatttttacttatttcaaaattcttatGACATTCAttttaatgcaatttttaatatctttgTAGGCAGCAGTACCACAATCCATAACATCATTTATTTATGCAA
Coding sequences:
- the LOC101209818 gene encoding auxin efflux carrier component 5, producing MIGWQDVYKVVAAMAPLYFALILGYGSVKWWKIFSTQQCDAINKLVCYFTLPLFTFDFTSHIDPFHLNFPFIAADAIGKLIIVLVLAFWAKCTTKGSYCWSITSFSLSTLTNALVIGVPLAKVMYGQMAVDLVVQGSVVQAIVWLTILLFVLELRRTGLDLVAAEASSGVVSEEKTVEVGGEGEKDLEGEGMEVEEMRRSSKSHRPSLKPLMKKVWVKMAGNPNSYACTIGFAWAFVAKRWHVEMPSIMEGSILIMSKAGIGTAMFNMGIFMALQEKLIACGPTLTIVGMVLKFIAGPAAMAIGSIAMGLHGDVLRVAIIQAAVPQSITSFIYAKEYGLHADVLSTAVIFGAIVSLPVLVAYYAALEFIVH